One segment of Leptospirillum ferrooxidans C2-3 DNA contains the following:
- the nifN gene encoding nitrogenase iron-molybdenum cofactor biosynthesis protein NifN, which yields MTTTEKPGENIQTPTEFVSENPLKMSSPLGGALFFLGLDRSLPVFHGSQGCTSFALVLLGRHFKESIPLQTTAMSEVTTVLGGGDNIQAAILKILEKGKPGVIGICSTGLTETKGEDIVGEVALFRKKHPEHDDVPLVAVSTPDFRGSHEDGFRDAMIRTIEELVVTGEKTIKNQINVLAGSHLTVADIDYLRDVLNDFGFSPIFLPDLSRSLDGIIPDNFEPVSMGGTTVEEIRKMGSSEHTLVIGESLRGAGEALLKKSGIPYVVVNRLMGINAFDRFLVTLKNLSGRDYPEGLKRERNRLTDSMLDAHFYLGGVKVAMGLEPDHLFDLAHFLTENGMEMVGSVTTTTSTLLPKTPGPKPVIGDLGTLERQARSANAGLLVTHSHGRQGASRLNIPLFRVGFPIFDRLGATHRLFVGYRGAMETLFRLSNMMWSRDPENQPDTWYPEVGEKTPIVFGDVDPEEFVPVTFQGLNERSEGGRP from the coding sequence ATGACCACGACAGAAAAACCAGGAGAAAACATCCAGACGCCAACGGAATTCGTGTCGGAAAACCCTCTCAAGATGAGTTCTCCCCTCGGAGGGGCCCTTTTCTTTCTCGGACTCGACCGGAGCCTGCCGGTCTTCCACGGATCACAAGGATGCACCTCTTTCGCGCTGGTTCTGCTTGGACGTCATTTCAAGGAATCCATCCCCCTCCAGACCACAGCGATGAGCGAGGTCACGACGGTTCTCGGAGGCGGCGACAACATACAGGCGGCGATTCTCAAGATTCTTGAGAAAGGAAAGCCGGGTGTCATCGGGATCTGCTCCACCGGTCTCACCGAAACAAAAGGCGAAGACATCGTCGGGGAGGTCGCCCTGTTCCGGAAAAAACATCCGGAGCACGACGATGTTCCACTGGTGGCGGTGTCGACTCCCGACTTCCGCGGCTCCCATGAAGACGGTTTCAGGGATGCCATGATCCGGACGATCGAGGAGCTGGTGGTCACCGGAGAGAAGACCATCAAGAACCAGATCAATGTCCTGGCGGGATCCCACCTCACGGTGGCCGATATCGATTATCTCCGGGACGTTCTGAATGACTTCGGATTTTCTCCGATCTTCCTTCCGGATCTCTCCCGCTCTCTCGACGGGATTATCCCGGACAATTTCGAACCGGTTTCCATGGGGGGAACAACCGTTGAAGAGATCCGGAAGATGGGCTCTTCAGAACACACCCTGGTGATCGGTGAGTCTCTCCGGGGAGCCGGGGAGGCTCTGTTGAAAAAAAGCGGTATCCCCTATGTCGTGGTCAACCGCTTGATGGGAATCAACGCCTTCGACCGTTTTCTGGTCACTCTCAAAAACCTTTCCGGACGGGACTATCCGGAAGGGCTCAAGCGGGAAAGGAACCGTCTGACCGACTCCATGCTCGACGCCCACTTCTATCTGGGAGGCGTCAAGGTGGCCATGGGTCTTGAACCCGACCACCTGTTCGATCTGGCTCATTTTTTGACAGAAAACGGAATGGAGATGGTCGGATCGGTAACCACAACCACCTCCACTCTTCTCCCCAAGACACCAGGACCGAAACCGGTCATTGGAGATCTTGGAACGCTGGAACGCCAGGCCAGATCCGCAAACGCGGGTCTTTTGGTGACCCATTCCCATGGCCGCCAGGGGGCAAGCCGACTCAATATCCCCCTTTTCCGGGTGGGATTCCCCATCTTTGACCGGCTCGGGGCGACCCACCGACTTTTCGTGGGGTATCGGGGAGCGATGGAAACATTATTTCGCCTGTCCAACATGATGTGGTCGAGAGATCCGGAAAACCAGCCCGACACCTGGTACCCCGAAGTCGGGGAAAAGACCCCAATCGTCTTCGGGGACGTTGACCCGGAGGAATTTGTTCCCGTGACCTTTCAGGGACTCAATGAAAGAAGTGAAGGAGGACGTCCGTGA
- a CDS encoding HesB/IscA family protein, protein MGVTVTEKASVYLRRMIQFNGGNSRSGIRLIVKPGGCSGYSYDMELADTTLPSDHVFPGPGFSVHIPNECLPLVDGCEIDFEDNMMSTSLVFKNPNATSSCGCGTSFNVEGGPAPAEGGCSKKGPENTAG, encoded by the coding sequence GTGGGCGTTACAGTGACAGAAAAGGCAAGTGTCTATCTTCGAAGGATGATCCAGTTCAACGGAGGCAACAGCCGGTCGGGAATCCGTCTGATCGTCAAGCCGGGAGGATGTTCAGGCTACTCCTACGACATGGAACTCGCCGACACGACCCTGCCAAGCGACCATGTCTTTCCCGGACCGGGATTTTCCGTTCACATTCCAAACGAATGTCTGCCTCTCGTCGATGGCTGCGAAATCGATTTTGAGGACAACATGATGAGCACGTCCCTTGTTTTTAAAAATCCCAACGCAACCAGTTCCTGCGGTTGCGGAACATCGTTCAATGTCGAGGGAGGACCAGCTCCTGCCGAAGGAGGGTGCTCCAAAAAAGGACCCGAGAATACGGCAGGCTGA
- the nifB gene encoding nitrogenase cofactor biosynthesis protein NifB, whose product MDSKDMNFLKMIQEPETEASGCSETSTCGSSGGPADMDPEVWNKVKNHPCYSEEAHHFYARMHVAVAPACNIQCNYCNRKYDCSNESRPGVVSERLTPELAAKKVLAVASEIHQMTVVGIAGAGDSLANPDKTFKTFELISKAAPDIKLCLSTNGLALPDMVDRIADYNVDHVTVTINMVDPEVGEQIYPWIYFNKKRWRGRDAAKILSERQLLGLEMLTARKILVKVNSVMIPGVNDEHLKDVNREVKRRGAFLHNIMPLISEPEHGTFYGLNGQRGPTAEELKHLQDSCEGEMNMMRHCRQCRADAVGLLGEDRSAEFTNEKIEAIEIADVQYDLAAREEYRDKVENIRETERRIKEMIVSGLGQNKDLEKAPPILVAVATQGGGEINQHFGHAREFQVYEVDANEAKFVGHRRVDLYCEGGFGEEDSLTRITEALSDCVAVMCAKIGGCPKKTLEEANILGIDKFAFQSIKPALLNYFKEYVEGVKSGAITPKEVTSQTKIRSGAYTAPAGSPITILS is encoded by the coding sequence ATGGATTCCAAGGACATGAATTTTCTGAAGATGATTCAAGAACCGGAAACAGAAGCGTCAGGGTGTTCGGAGACATCGACCTGTGGCAGCTCGGGAGGTCCGGCCGACATGGATCCCGAAGTCTGGAACAAGGTCAAGAATCATCCCTGCTACAGCGAGGAAGCGCATCACTTTTACGCCCGTATGCATGTGGCCGTCGCGCCGGCCTGCAACATCCAGTGCAACTACTGTAACCGCAAATACGATTGTTCCAACGAATCCAGGCCCGGCGTGGTTTCAGAGCGCCTTACACCGGAACTCGCGGCCAAGAAGGTTCTCGCCGTCGCATCGGAAATCCATCAGATGACGGTCGTCGGCATCGCCGGAGCGGGGGACTCCCTTGCCAATCCGGACAAGACATTCAAGACCTTCGAACTGATCTCGAAGGCGGCACCTGACATCAAGCTCTGCCTTTCGACCAACGGACTGGCTCTTCCCGACATGGTCGACAGGATCGCCGACTACAACGTCGACCATGTCACCGTCACCATCAATATGGTCGACCCTGAAGTGGGCGAGCAGATCTATCCCTGGATCTACTTCAACAAGAAACGCTGGAGAGGGCGCGACGCGGCAAAGATTCTCTCCGAAAGACAGCTTTTGGGTCTCGAGATGCTCACGGCCAGAAAGATTCTGGTGAAGGTGAATTCCGTGATGATTCCCGGTGTCAACGACGAGCACCTGAAAGATGTGAACCGTGAAGTCAAAAGACGGGGCGCTTTCCTCCACAACATCATGCCCCTTATCTCCGAGCCGGAGCATGGAACATTCTACGGCTTGAACGGACAGCGGGGACCCACGGCGGAAGAACTGAAACATCTCCAGGATTCCTGCGAAGGGGAGATGAACATGATGCGCCATTGCCGCCAGTGCCGGGCCGATGCCGTTGGCCTTCTCGGTGAGGACCGTTCCGCCGAATTCACCAATGAAAAAATTGAGGCCATCGAAATCGCAGATGTCCAGTACGACCTCGCAGCCCGCGAAGAATACCGGGACAAGGTGGAAAACATCCGGGAAACGGAGCGAAGGATCAAGGAAATGATCGTCTCGGGACTTGGACAAAACAAGGATCTCGAAAAAGCCCCACCCATCCTTGTCGCGGTCGCGACCCAGGGGGGCGGTGAGATCAACCAGCATTTCGGCCATGCCCGGGAATTCCAGGTCTATGAGGTCGATGCCAATGAAGCCAAATTTGTGGGACATCGCCGGGTCGACCTTTACTGCGAGGGAGGTTTTGGGGAGGAAGATTCACTGACAAGAATCACCGAAGCCCTCTCCGATTGTGTCGCCGTCATGTGCGCAAAAATCGGCGGATGCCCTAAAAAGACGCTGGAAGAAGCCAACATTCTCGGAATCGACAAATTTGCGTTCCAGTCGATCAAACCGGCCCTCCTCAACTATTTCAAGGAATATGTCGAGGGTGTCAAGTCGGGAGCGATCACTCCCAAAGAGGTCACAAGCCAGACAAAGATCAGGTCGGGAGCCTATACCGCTCCTGCTGGTAGTCCAATCACAATCCTGTCGTAA
- the nifE gene encoding nitrogenase iron-molybdenum cofactor biosynthesis protein NifE translates to MLNQKVQEVFEEPACGHNKAKSEKDRKKGCTKVATPGAAAGGCAFDGAKIALQPIVDAAHLVHGPIACEGNSWDNRSALSSGSRLYRTGFTTDMNEMDVIYGGEKHLFKAIRQIIERFDPPAVFLYQTCVPAIIGDDIEAVAKAATEKFGKPVIPVNAPGFVGGKNLGNKLAGEALLDYVIGTMEPETTTPTDLNIIGEYNLSGELWQVSPLLDRLGIRVSACISGDARYREVASSHRARAAMLVCSKAMINIASKMEERYQIPWFEGSFYGISDMSTSLRNISRLLVDRGAPSDLIERTEDLIVSEEKEAWAAIERFRPGLEGKRALLITGGVKSWSVVSALMEAGLVVVGTSVKKSTKEDKERITELMGEDAHMIDTMTPREMYRMLKDAEADILMAGGRSQFVALKARVPFLDVNQERRFAFAGYKGMVTLVSELHRTITNPIFQTLKNPAPWSPGCRTTPLV, encoded by the coding sequence ATGCTAAACCAAAAGGTTCAGGAAGTTTTTGAAGAACCGGCCTGCGGTCACAACAAGGCCAAATCGGAAAAAGATCGTAAAAAGGGTTGCACGAAAGTGGCAACACCAGGAGCAGCAGCTGGCGGATGCGCATTTGACGGCGCCAAGATTGCCCTCCAGCCCATCGTCGATGCCGCCCACCTGGTTCATGGCCCGATCGCCTGCGAGGGGAACTCCTGGGACAACCGCTCTGCGCTGTCCTCCGGATCCAGACTGTATCGCACAGGCTTTACGACGGACATGAACGAGATGGACGTCATCTATGGCGGAGAAAAACACCTTTTCAAGGCCATCCGCCAAATCATCGAACGCTTTGATCCCCCGGCGGTCTTTCTGTACCAGACATGCGTTCCCGCCATTATCGGCGACGATATCGAGGCCGTGGCAAAGGCCGCGACTGAAAAATTCGGAAAGCCGGTCATTCCGGTCAACGCTCCCGGTTTCGTCGGCGGGAAAAATCTCGGGAACAAGCTGGCGGGAGAAGCTCTCCTGGACTATGTCATCGGAACCATGGAGCCGGAGACAACAACGCCGACCGATCTCAACATCATCGGAGAATACAACCTCTCGGGAGAGCTCTGGCAGGTCAGTCCCCTTCTCGACCGACTCGGGATCCGGGTATCGGCCTGCATCAGCGGAGACGCACGCTACCGGGAGGTCGCCTCTTCCCACAGGGCAAGGGCCGCCATGCTGGTTTGCAGCAAGGCCATGATCAACATCGCGAGCAAGATGGAAGAGCGCTACCAGATTCCATGGTTCGAGGGTTCGTTCTACGGGATCTCCGACATGAGCACATCGCTTCGAAACATTTCCCGTCTGCTGGTCGACAGGGGGGCTCCTTCGGATCTCATCGAACGCACGGAAGACCTGATCGTGTCGGAAGAGAAGGAAGCATGGGCGGCGATTGAACGTTTCCGGCCAGGTCTCGAAGGCAAACGGGCGCTCCTGATCACCGGCGGAGTCAAAAGCTGGTCGGTGGTATCGGCCCTGATGGAAGCGGGTCTTGTGGTGGTGGGTACGAGCGTCAAAAAGTCCACGAAAGAGGACAAGGAGCGCATTACCGAGCTCATGGGCGAAGATGCGCACATGATCGACACCATGACCCCGAGAGAGATGTACCGGATGCTGAAGGATGCTGAAGCGGACATCCTCATGGCCGGAGGGAGATCCCAGTTTGTCGCGCTCAAGGCCAGGGTTCCTTTCCTCGATGTCAACCAGGAAAGACGATTTGCCTTTGCGGGTTACAAGGGCATGGTGACTCTGGTCTCCGAGCTCCATCGCACCATTACCAACCCGATTTTCCAGACGCTCAAGAATCCGGCTCCGTGGTCCCCCGGCTGCCGGACCACACCGCTGGTGTAG
- a CDS encoding 4Fe4S-binding leucine-rich repeat protein, whose protein sequence is MKNQKTDRSFRIDSPVSPLPSGGNVSCQNECASCPVFPFRMETLCDPGRSCVRTTYARHIERFFRTNPSWAERFWQDPYFEVRAIVTRYLPQKILKRLIEDPDETVRMNVALFMESRDLIRMIADPDREVRIRVAARIPVSLLPMMLFDPDYYVRLQVALRVRPDSLFSLMEDSDAEVRRVVAARIPSPHHLKLKDDPDPLVRIAVLERLSPELWMDATEDNDIRVRFWLAERALGTVLLKMAADPDSFIKDIANGRLKQLETASERVAS, encoded by the coding sequence ATGAAAAATCAAAAGACAGACCGTTCATTCAGGATCGATTCTCCTGTCTCCCCTCTCCCTTCCGGAGGGAACGTTTCCTGCCAGAACGAATGCGCCTCCTGTCCGGTCTTTCCCTTCCGGATGGAAACTCTTTGCGACCCGGGGCGCTCCTGTGTCAGGACGACCTACGCCAGACACATTGAACGTTTTTTCCGGACCAATCCGTCCTGGGCGGAAAGATTCTGGCAAGACCCTTATTTTGAGGTTCGGGCGATCGTGACCCGCTACCTTCCACAAAAGATTTTAAAGCGTTTGATCGAAGACCCGGATGAAACAGTCCGTATGAATGTGGCTCTTTTCATGGAATCCAGAGACCTTATCCGGATGATCGCTGACCCCGATCGAGAGGTCAGGATCCGGGTCGCGGCAAGGATTCCGGTTTCACTTCTTCCGATGATGCTTTTTGATCCGGACTACTATGTCCGTCTTCAGGTCGCCCTGCGGGTTCGTCCCGACAGCCTGTTCTCCCTGATGGAGGACAGCGATGCCGAGGTTCGCAGGGTTGTGGCGGCGAGAATTCCCTCCCCGCACCACCTGAAGCTCAAAGATGATCCGGATCCCCTTGTCCGGATAGCGGTTCTGGAGCGCCTGAGCCCTGAACTCTGGATGGATGCGACGGAAGACAATGATATCCGGGTGCGATTCTGGCTCGCGGAACGCGCATTGGGGACCGTCCTCCTAAAAATGGCCGCGGATCCTGATTCGTTTATCAAAGACATCGCGAATGGCCGGTTAAAACAGTTGGAAACAGCATCGGAAAGGGTCGCGTCATGA
- a CDS encoding tetratricopeptide repeat protein → MLLDSWEEAAGAAILLAPPEAVALLRSAAMAYLDTELALEYLKEADRLYGDSIPVVVGIYKFHFYKGMLREAIPYALKAARIMGDRLGLPDSFEQVRPEDAAFSEYEQEPRFYMFAMKAAGYLHARLGEMEKALEILRKVQELDSRDRMGITRLIGVIENGGKEEEE, encoded by the coding sequence ATGCTCCTTGATTCCTGGGAAGAAGCGGCCGGAGCCGCCATTCTTCTAGCTCCTCCTGAAGCGGTGGCCCTTCTCAGATCGGCAGCGATGGCCTATCTGGATACGGAGCTCGCCCTCGAATACCTGAAGGAGGCGGACAGGCTTTACGGGGACTCCATACCGGTTGTGGTCGGAATCTACAAGTTCCACTTTTACAAGGGAATGCTCAGGGAAGCGATCCCTTATGCGCTGAAAGCGGCCCGGATCATGGGTGACCGTCTCGGACTTCCCGATTCTTTTGAACAGGTCAGACCGGAAGATGCGGCTTTTTCAGAATACGAACAGGAACCAAGGTTCTACATGTTCGCCATGAAGGCGGCGGGATACCTCCACGCCCGGCTTGGAGAAATGGAAAAGGCTCTTGAAATCCTCCGAAAGGTCCAGGAGCTGGATTCCCGGGACCGGATGGGAATCACCCGCCTGATCGGGGTGATTGAAAATGGAGGAAAGGAGGAGGAGGAATGA
- a CDS encoding YfhL family 4Fe-4S dicluster ferredoxin, whose protein sequence is MAYTIVLENCTGCSICELACPNSAIFSNDDGLYQIDPDLCTECVGHFDEAQCNVVCPIELTCIPDPAIVEDRELLMARKIKLHGS, encoded by the coding sequence ATGGCTTACACAATCGTTCTCGAAAACTGTACGGGGTGCTCGATCTGTGAGCTGGCGTGTCCCAACAGCGCCATTTTCTCAAACGACGATGGCCTCTACCAGATCGACCCTGACCTGTGCACAGAGTGTGTCGGTCATTTCGATGAGGCCCAGTGTAACGTCGTCTGTCCGATAGAACTGACATGCATTCCCGATCCTGCCATTGTGGAGGATCGGGAACTGCTCATGGCCAGGAAGATCAAGCTGCACGGATCTTGA
- the nifD gene encoding nitrogenase molybdenum-iron protein alpha chain produces MSNNIEEAKKIIEEVLSVYPEKTRKKREKHLNVFEEGKPDCGVKSNIKTVPGVMTIRGCAYAGSKGVVWGPIKDMIHISHGPVGCGQYSWAARRNYYIGTTGVDSFVTMQFTSDFQEKDIVFGGDKKLEKIIDEIEVLFPLNNGITIQSECPIGLIGDDIEAVSKKKSKEHNGKTIVPVRCEGFRGVSQSLGHHIANDTIRDWVFDKKTGKPIETTPYDVAIIGDYNIGGDAWSSRILLEEMGLRVVAQWSGDGSIEELINTPKVKLNVLHCYRSMNYISRHMEEKYGIPWVEYNFFGPSKIAESLRKIAAFFDDTIKENAEKVIAKYEALTKATIEKYKPRLADKTVMLFVGGLRPRHVIGAYEDLGMNVIGTGYEFGHNDDYQRTTHYVKDGTIIYDDVTGYEFEKFVEALKPDLVASGIKEKYVFQKMGYPFRQMHSWDYSGPYHGYDGFTIFARDMDMAINNPVWQMAKAPF; encoded by the coding sequence ATGAGCAACAACATTGAAGAAGCCAAAAAAATTATTGAGGAGGTCCTGAGCGTCTACCCCGAAAAAACCCGGAAAAAACGCGAAAAGCACCTGAATGTCTTCGAAGAGGGAAAGCCGGATTGCGGAGTCAAGTCCAACATCAAGACCGTCCCTGGCGTGATGACCATTCGCGGATGCGCCTATGCCGGATCCAAGGGAGTGGTCTGGGGCCCCATCAAGGACATGATTCACATCAGCCACGGTCCCGTGGGTTGCGGGCAATATTCCTGGGCCGCGCGCAGAAACTACTACATCGGCACAACAGGCGTCGACTCCTTTGTCACCATGCAGTTCACCTCCGACTTCCAGGAGAAGGATATCGTCTTCGGTGGAGACAAGAAGCTCGAGAAAATCATCGACGAGATCGAAGTCCTGTTTCCCCTGAACAACGGAATCACCATCCAGTCGGAATGCCCGATCGGTCTCATTGGAGACGACATCGAGGCGGTCTCGAAGAAAAAGAGCAAGGAACACAACGGAAAGACCATCGTGCCGGTCCGCTGCGAAGGATTTCGGGGAGTCAGCCAGTCACTCGGACACCATATCGCCAACGATACGATCCGCGACTGGGTTTTTGACAAAAAAACAGGCAAGCCCATCGAGACAACTCCCTACGATGTGGCCATCATCGGCGATTACAACATCGGCGGAGATGCCTGGTCTTCCAGGATCCTCCTCGAAGAAATGGGGCTCAGGGTCGTTGCCCAATGGTCTGGAGACGGTTCGATCGAGGAGCTCATCAATACCCCGAAGGTCAAGCTGAACGTTCTCCATTGCTATCGCTCCATGAACTACATCTCCCGTCACATGGAAGAGAAGTACGGGATTCCATGGGTGGAATACAACTTCTTCGGACCTTCGAAGATCGCCGAATCCCTCAGGAAGATCGCCGCTTTCTTCGATGACACCATCAAGGAAAATGCGGAAAAGGTCATCGCCAAATATGAAGCCCTGACCAAGGCCACCATCGAAAAATACAAGCCACGGCTTGCAGACAAGACGGTCATGCTGTTCGTCGGCGGACTCAGGCCACGACACGTGATCGGCGCCTATGAAGATCTCGGCATGAATGTCATCGGAACCGGCTATGAGTTCGGCCATAACGACGACTACCAGCGCACCACTCACTACGTCAAGGACGGAACCATCATCTACGACGATGTTACGGGATACGAGTTCGAGAAGTTCGTCGAGGCCCTCAAGCCTGACCTCGTAGCTTCCGGAATCAAGGAAAAATATGTTTTCCAGAAGATGGGATATCCATTCCGTCAGATGCACTCCTGGGATTATTCCGGCCCCTATCACGGGTACGACGGTTTTACGATCTTTGCCCGGGACATGGACATGGCAATCAACAATCCAGTCTGGCAAATGGCAAAGGCCCCCTTTTGA
- a CDS encoding NifX-associated nitrogen fixation protein: MTNTESTQAASEQFFKDLALQFRSHDGFGAWDKLTDEQVLKPFILDAEARRAIPIIGDPDPDILWRLEIFYNTIALSIEKRTGVMVTPMMKMSHEGFGRMVLIGGRLVVVNKNLRDVHRFGFASREKLLEEAEKLITQGTEMIEKFKEAATFG, encoded by the coding sequence ATGACCAATACAGAATCGACACAGGCAGCATCAGAACAGTTTTTCAAGGATCTCGCCCTGCAGTTCCGCTCCCATGACGGCTTCGGCGCCTGGGACAAGCTGACCGACGAGCAGGTTTTGAAACCGTTCATTCTCGATGCCGAAGCCAGACGCGCGATTCCCATCATCGGCGACCCGGATCCGGACATTCTCTGGAGGCTCGAAATCTTTTACAACACGATCGCCCTGTCCATCGAAAAAAGGACAGGAGTGATGGTCACCCCGATGATGAAGATGTCCCACGAGGGATTTGGCCGTATGGTCCTGATCGGCGGACGTCTCGTCGTCGTGAACAAGAATCTCAGGGATGTGCACCGGTTCGGGTTCGCATCCAGGGAGAAGCTCCTGGAAGAAGCAGAAAAGCTGATCACCCAGGGGACGGAAATGATCGAGAAATTCAAAGAGGCAGCAACATTCGGATAA
- the nifX gene encoding nitrogen fixation protein NifX, with protein MKIAFATQDMETVDAHFGWAKNIAIYDLEPDSFNLSHVASFESNLAEDGNEDKLVPKIDALKGCAILYVAAIGGSGAARVVAQKVHPIKVEKPEKITDLLEKLRLLINGTPPPWMRKILRDKGEKQADFLED; from the coding sequence GTGAAGATAGCTTTTGCGACCCAGGACATGGAAACCGTCGATGCTCACTTCGGATGGGCCAAGAATATCGCCATTTACGATCTCGAGCCGGATTCTTTCAACCTCTCCCATGTGGCCTCCTTTGAATCCAATCTGGCCGAGGACGGAAACGAGGACAAGCTGGTTCCGAAGATCGATGCATTGAAAGGTTGCGCCATCTTGTATGTGGCGGCCATCGGGGGATCAGGCGCTGCCCGCGTTGTCGCCCAGAAAGTACACCCGATCAAGGTCGAAAAGCCCGAAAAGATTACCGATCTTCTTGAAAAACTCAGACTTCTCATCAATGGCACACCGCCACCTTGGATGAGAAAGATTCTCCGTGACAAGGGAGAAAAACAGGCCGACTTTCTCGAAGACTGA
- the nifK gene encoding nitrogenase molybdenum-iron protein subunit beta — protein sequence MSQNPKHVLDHFNLFREPEYVEMFENKKKNFENPHPEDEVSRIIEWTKTEEYKELNFNRDSLTVNPAKACQPLGAVFLALGFENTLPFVHGSQGCVAYYRSHLSRHFKEPTSCVSSSMTEDAAVFGGLNNMIDGLANAYAMYKPKMIAVSTTCMAEVIGDDLNAFIKTSKEKGSVPEEYDVPFAHTPAFVGSHITGYDNALKGIMEHFWAKKERTENETINIVMGFDGYAVGNIRELKRVLKEMGIKAIILSDTSDVFDTPTDGTFRMYMGGTTLEEAKEALHSKATVSFQEFNTPKSLEYAQSLGQKTMAFQYPIGVRATDRWLMALSELTGKEIPESIKLERGRLVDAVADSTSHIHGKKFALYGDPDQMLGLSEFLMELGAEPVHVLATNGGKDWEEKMNALFATSPFGAGCHAYPGRDLWHMRSLLFTEPVDFLIGNTYGKYLERDTGTPLLRIGFPIFDRHHHHRYPTVGYQGAMNVLVKILDKIFDEIDKNTNVPSKTDYSYDIIR from the coding sequence ATGAGCCAGAATCCAAAACACGTTCTAGATCACTTCAATCTTTTCCGGGAACCGGAATATGTGGAGATGTTCGAGAACAAGAAAAAGAACTTTGAAAATCCCCATCCGGAGGATGAGGTCTCTCGCATCATCGAGTGGACCAAAACCGAGGAATACAAGGAACTGAACTTCAACAGGGATTCCCTGACGGTCAATCCGGCCAAGGCCTGTCAACCCCTGGGAGCCGTCTTTCTGGCTCTCGGGTTTGAAAATACGCTTCCGTTCGTCCATGGATCCCAGGGCTGCGTGGCTTATTACAGAAGTCATCTCTCCCGTCATTTCAAGGAACCGACCTCCTGCGTCTCCTCTTCCATGACGGAAGATGCTGCCGTCTTCGGTGGTCTCAACAACATGATCGATGGACTGGCCAACGCCTACGCCATGTACAAGCCCAAGATGATCGCCGTCTCGACGACCTGCATGGCCGAGGTCATCGGCGACGATCTCAACGCCTTCATCAAGACCTCGAAGGAAAAGGGTTCCGTACCGGAAGAATATGATGTCCCGTTCGCTCATACGCCTGCGTTTGTCGGTTCCCACATCACCGGCTACGACAATGCCCTGAAAGGAATCATGGAGCATTTCTGGGCCAAGAAAGAACGTACCGAAAACGAGACGATCAACATCGTCATGGGATTTGATGGCTACGCCGTCGGCAACATCCGGGAGCTGAAAAGGGTTTTGAAGGAGATGGGCATCAAGGCCATCATTCTCTCCGACACAAGCGACGTCTTCGACACCCCGACAGACGGAACCTTCCGGATGTACATGGGCGGTACGACCCTTGAAGAGGCCAAGGAAGCCCTGCATTCGAAGGCGACCGTCTCTTTCCAGGAGTTCAACACTCCCAAATCGCTCGAATATGCCCAGAGTCTCGGGCAGAAGACGATGGCGTTCCAGTACCCCATCGGAGTCCGGGCAACCGATCGCTGGCTGATGGCGCTCTCCGAGCTGACCGGAAAGGAAATTCCGGAGTCCATCAAGCTTGAAAGAGGACGATTGGTCGATGCCGTGGCCGATTCCACCTCACATATCCACGGAAAGAAGTTTGCCCTTTACGGCGATCCCGACCAGATGCTGGGTCTATCCGAGTTTCTTATGGAGCTCGGTGCCGAACCGGTGCATGTCCTGGCCACAAACGGCGGCAAGGATTGGGAAGAAAAGATGAACGCCCTTTTCGCCACCTCCCCATTCGGAGCCGGATGCCATGCGTACCCGGGCCGTGATCTCTGGCACATGAGAAGCCTTCTCTTTACCGAACCGGTGGACTTCCTGATCGGAAACACCTACGGGAAATACCTTGAAAGAGACACAGGAACGCCGTTGCTCCGGATCGGATTCCCGATCTTCGACCGTCACCATCACCACCGCTACCCGACAGTCGGCTACCAGGGGGCGATGAACGTCCTCGTGAAGATCCTCGACAAGATCTTCGACGAAATCGACAAGAACACCAATGTTCCCAGCAAGACGGACTACAGCTACGACATCATTCGGTAA